In a genomic window of Bacteroidales bacterium:
- a CDS encoding tetratricopeptide repeat protein, which produces MKKGSLIVLVFLAFALLAGSQLFAQQGGKMPKYGNDSVQCVTHLSLYREFYKQKNFDDAIPHWRWVFANCPLASQNLYIDGSKIVGYMIGKAKDAAQRNKLIDTLMMVYDQRITYFGKEGYVRGRQAMELNNFRPQDTLIIYNYLRQSISLEGLNSDPLITSSYFIITDMLVKGGRYPSDTLASAYDDLSDLVDMNMTENKADSVKFASWNNVKATLETIFEPYATCDQLIRIYTKKFEKSPEDTNLLKKITRILDKKDCTKSELFFQATETLHKIKPTGQSAYLMGMMYWKKEDNTKAESYFLEAIPLIEDTQKAKVYYYLAILNFDRKSFSAARSYALKTLAINPNDGKSYMLIGDMYASSAASCGSDEISERAAYWAAVDKYNRAKQVDPTVADDANSKIATYSRHFPSQERLFFHDIKLGESYTVGCWINEVTTVRAAH; this is translated from the coding sequence ATGAAAAAGGGTAGTTTAATAGTTCTGGTCTTCCTTGCTTTTGCATTACTTGCTGGAAGTCAGTTGTTTGCGCAACAGGGTGGTAAAATGCCTAAGTATGGAAATGATAGTGTGCAATGTGTTACGCATCTTTCACTCTATCGGGAATTCTATAAGCAAAAAAACTTCGATGATGCTATTCCGCATTGGAGATGGGTATTTGCAAACTGCCCATTGGCCAGCCAGAATCTTTATATCGATGGTTCTAAAATTGTCGGGTATATGATTGGGAAAGCCAAAGATGCTGCTCAAAGAAATAAACTCATTGATACTTTGATGATGGTTTATGATCAAAGGATCACCTATTTTGGCAAAGAAGGGTATGTTCGTGGCCGTCAGGCAATGGAACTTAACAATTTCCGTCCTCAGGATACACTTATAATCTACAATTACCTTCGCCAATCAATTAGTCTGGAAGGACTGAATTCTGATCCACTCATTACATCCAGCTATTTTATCATCACCGATATGCTGGTGAAAGGGGGCAGGTATCCAAGCGACACTTTGGCATCAGCTTATGACGACCTGAGTGATCTGGTCGATATGAATATGACTGAAAATAAAGCTGATTCTGTCAAGTTTGCTTCCTGGAACAATGTTAAAGCCACCCTTGAAACAATTTTTGAACCTTATGCCACCTGTGATCAATTAATCAGGATCTATACCAAAAAGTTTGAGAAATCACCAGAGGATACCAATTTATTGAAGAAAATCACCAGGATACTGGATAAGAAAGATTGCACCAAGTCAGAACTTTTCTTCCAGGCTACCGAAACCCTGCACAAAATCAAACCAACAGGTCAGTCTGCATACCTCATGGGTATGATGTATTGGAAAAAGGAAGACAACACCAAGGCGGAAAGTTATTTCCTTGAAGCTATTCCTTTGATTGAGGACACGCAGAAAGCAAAAGTTTACTATTATTTGGCGATTCTGAACTTTGACCGGAAAAGTTTTAGTGCTGCACGTTCTTATGCACTTAAAACATTGGCAATCAATCCTAATGATGGGAAATCATATATGCTGATTGGGGATATGTACGCCAGTAGTGCAGCCAGTTGCGGTTCCGATGAAATTAGTGAAAGAGCAGCCTATTGGGCAGCAGTGGATAAGTATAATAGGGCAAAACAAGTTGATCCCACTGTTGCTGATGATGCAAACTCTAAAATTGCCACTTATTCCAGGCATTTTCCTTCACAAGAGAGATTATTCTTCCACGATATTAAGTTGGGCGAAAGCTATACCGTTGGCTGCTGGATTAACGAAGTTACAACAGTAAGGGCTGCTCATTAA
- the lptC gene encoding LPS export ABC transporter periplasmic protein LptC, with the protein MATMLFSCSNDIEKVKELTTLDSIPDITVKKIKVKQSEGGIITLEMIAPKLQSYQGKDPYTEFPEGIRIVFFDSLMRPKSELTAKYGISWDNKKIMEAKGDVVVKNYAKHAQLNTEHLTWDENKRKMFSDQFVKISTPEKIITGKSMESDEVFDNWVVRNVSGTFYVKEQR; encoded by the coding sequence ATGGCAACAATGCTTTTTTCATGCAGTAATGACATTGAAAAAGTAAAAGAACTTACCACACTGGATTCAATCCCGGATATTACAGTTAAAAAGATTAAAGTGAAGCAGAGTGAAGGGGGTATAATTACCTTAGAAATGATTGCCCCTAAACTTCAATCTTATCAGGGGAAAGATCCATATACTGAGTTTCCTGAAGGAATCAGGATTGTTTTTTTTGATTCGTTGATGAGGCCTAAATCCGAATTAACAGCGAAATATGGGATCAGTTGGGATAATAAGAAGATCATGGAGGCAAAAGGAGATGTTGTAGTGAAAAATTATGCAAAGCATGCTCAATTAAATACAGAACATCTGACCTGGGATGAGAATAAAAGGAAAATGTTTTCTGATCAGTTTGTTAAGATTTCTACACCGGAAAAAATTATCACAGGAAAAAGCATGGAGTCAGACGAGGTATTTGATAATTGGGTAGTGAGGAATGTTTCAGGGACTTTCTATGTTAAGGAGCAGCGCTAA